One region of Vespula vulgaris chromosome 9, iyVesVulg1.1, whole genome shotgun sequence genomic DNA includes:
- the LOC127066444 gene encoding uncharacterized protein LOC127066444 isoform X1 yields MKLIALFCLTVAVVLAASEDEKKEPERPKTFRRLIPADVLRDFPGMCFASTRCATIEPNKTWELSPFCGRSTCIAADDNSGRLFELVEDCGPLPKANPKCKLSDKTNKTASFPDCCPIFECEEGAKLEYPEIPTLPPPTEIFEIEKITETSTAKA; encoded by the exons ATGAAGCTCATCGCACTCTTCTGCCTTACCGTTGCGGTCGTTCTCGCCGCCTCcgaagacgaaaaaaaggagCCAGAACGGCCCAAAACCTTCAGAAGACTTATACCGGCTGATGTTCTTCGTG aTTTCCCTGGCATGTGCTTCGCTTCAACCAGATGCGCTACCATTGAACCAAACAAAACTTGGGAGCTTTCACCGTTCTGTGGTAGATCCACTTGCATAGCCGCTGATGACAATTCTGGTCGCCTTTTCGAACTGGTAGAGGATTGTGGACCTTTACCAAAGGCCAATCCAAAATGCAAACTTTCCGATAAAACCAACAAAACGGCCAGCTTCCCAGACTGCTGTCCGATTTTCGAATGCGAGGAGGGCGCTAAACTGGAGTACCCTGAGATTCCAACTTTGCCACCACCGACGGAAAtctttgaaattgaaaaaataacgGAAACGTCAACGGCGAAAGCTTAA
- the LOC127066444 gene encoding uncharacterized protein LOC127066444 isoform X2, whose product MKLQVMHTIDEDFPGMCFASTRCATIEPNKTWELSPFCGRSTCIAADDNSGRLFELVEDCGPLPKANPKCKLSDKTNKTASFPDCCPIFECEEGAKLEYPEIPTLPPPTEIFEIEKITETSTAKA is encoded by the exons ATGAAACTTCAAGTTATGCATACAATAGATGAAG aTTTCCCTGGCATGTGCTTCGCTTCAACCAGATGCGCTACCATTGAACCAAACAAAACTTGGGAGCTTTCACCGTTCTGTGGTAGATCCACTTGCATAGCCGCTGATGACAATTCTGGTCGCCTTTTCGAACTGGTAGAGGATTGTGGACCTTTACCAAAGGCCAATCCAAAATGCAAACTTTCCGATAAAACCAACAAAACGGCCAGCTTCCCAGACTGCTGTCCGATTTTCGAATGCGAGGAGGGCGCTAAACTGGAGTACCCTGAGATTCCAACTTTGCCACCACCGACGGAAAtctttgaaattgaaaaaataacgGAAACGTCAACGGCGAAAGCTTAA